Proteins from a single region of Pyrus communis chromosome 6, drPyrComm1.1, whole genome shotgun sequence:
- the LOC137738265 gene encoding uncharacterized protein yields MGEHFVLLVDRLITETTLEAAIESRNRSMQAASSALEDRKIDVSCQKIDFKDVSSPRGELAECRICQDEDQDSNMETPCSCCGSLRYAHRRCVQRWCNEKGDTVCEICHQQFKPGYTAPPPLFQLGRIPMNFRGNWEISRRDSPRIIAMVATDRDYLNPGYDDYSASTARNVCCCRWLAFIFMVLLILRHTLPLIISGNKEYSLPLVMLLLLRTVGIVLPIYAMLMAVTALQRRRSHQDLSSSSATSSDEETEPTILQLEPEPQPHFIRVR; encoded by the exons ATGGGGGAGCACTTTGTATTGTTGGTGGATCGATTGATCACTGAAACCACGCTAGAAGCTGCGATCGAGAGCAGAAACAGATCGATGCAAGCCGCATCCTCAGCGCTCGAAGATAGGAAAATCGATGTCTCTTGTCAGAAAATCGATTTTAAAGATGTCTCTTCCCCTCGTGGGGAGCTAGCAGAATGCAGGATATGCCAGGATGAAGATCAGGATTCAAACATGGAGACACCGTGCTCTTGTTGTGGCAGCTTAAGG TACGCCCACAGAAGATGTGTACAGAGGTGGTGTAATGAAAAAGGTGACACAGTTTGTGAGATATGCCATCAGCAATTCAAGCCTGGTTACACAGCTCCTCCTCCGCTGTTTCAATTGGGGCGTATACCTATGAACTTCAG GGGAAACTGGGAGATTTCGAGAAGGGACAGTCCGCGAATCATAGCAATGGTTGCAACTGATCGCGATTATCTTAACCCTGGCTATGATGATTACTCAGCTTCTACTGCAAGAAATGTGTGCTGCTGTCGTTGGCTCGCTTTCATT TTCATGGTTCTGCTTATTCTCCGGCATACGCTTCCTCTCATCATCAGCGGAAACAAAGAGTACTCTCTCCCACTTGTTATG TTGTTACTATTACGAACTGTTGGGATTGTCTTGCCAATCTATGCAATGTTGATGGCAGTAACTGCTCTTCAGCGTCGGCGAAGCCACCAA GATCTTTCGAGTTCATCAGCAACCTCCTCAGATGAAGAAACAGAGCCAACAATCCTGCAGCTTGAGCCGGAGCCCCAGCCCCATTTCATTCGTGTTCGCTAA